ACGTCCGCAAGCAGCGAGAGGTGGCCCAGCGTAAGTAATGACCGACAGCAGCCCGTCTTCCCGGCAGGGCCTGGGACTCCCTGCAGCTCGAGGGTGGGGGCTGGAAGTCTCGCCCCCTCCCCATTCCTCGGATAGGCAGACGGACAAAGTCGAGGagcgggtggtggggggtgggattCAACCAGCGTGTGTCACCTGTTCTGCGGGAGGCGCTCTGGTGGAGGGGAAGAGGGTTGATCCTGGGCATCGAGAGATGGATGAACTGGGTCCCTGCCTTCTAAGAGCATCCTGTGCGGAGGGGAAGCCGGAGGACAAATCCGCATGATTCGGTGAGACAAGAATTAAAATGTGATAACACCAACAAGAGCCAGCGTTTCTGGAGCACGCACCGTGTGCCAGGCCCAGCACAGGGCACCACAGGAAACGTTTCCAAGTGTTGAGCTTGCAGAGAAGCAGCTCCTCTTCCTCAGAGAGGCAGGGGCATCAGGAGGGATCACATGAGGAGTATGACCTCTCGACTAAGTCTTGAAGTGTCAGTTGAATTTCGACCCCTGAAGGTGCAGGGAAGGgtgtttcaggcagaaggaacagcagcaGCCAAGGCTCAAAGGCGAGGTGTACACTCAGGGAACCCTCCACTGCAAACCTGGGGAGAGCTAGGAGCGTTCTCATTCAGGGCATGGTGGGTTTTACCACCTGAGCTTCATACCCTATAGAGTCCCAAGTACACTTCCACACTTTAGAGCCTAAGTGTAAAAAAGATGGGTTTTGATGTTTCTTTTATAATGATCCAGGTTTGTTTTTAGGCAATACTCATACTTAGttttaataaaacagaagaaagattttacaataaaaaataggTGTCTTCTCCTAAAGCAGCCATGGGCATACCTAGTCTCATACAGATCCTTCCAGAGGTATAATACGCATATAACGCTGCtctttagtcacttagtcgtgtccgacttttgccaccccatggactgtagccctccaggctcctctgtccatggggcttccctggcaagaTTATGGTGAACATCAAGGCACCAGGGATGACCCCCGTGCATACATGAgccatatactatatatatatatatatatatacacacacatatatatatttcctctgCTGTTTGAAGGGCAGCTAGCTGTTCTGTTATTTGGAGGTGCCATTAACTGGTCTCCTACCAAAGAATCAGCTGAGAAAGTGGCTGTGTCTCTTCTTTCCTGGCTAATACTTGTACTTTAGGCTTGATTTTCAAGACTAGAATGTTGAAAATAACTCTTGAATCTACTCAGGAGATACAAGTTCAGGTTTCTGCTCTACTGTGTGGCCCTGGAAACATATTTAACCTCCCTGACCTTCAGTTacatcttctgtaaaatgggatggcATACGTGTCCAATGTGAATGAAAGGTGATGCTTGCCTGGAGCCTTATATTGAGGACTGTGAAATTATATCGTGGCCCAATAGAAAAGTGTGCAGCggttgattagtgatgtctgccttGGACGCACGTGAGGCAAGGGGTGACGTGTGTGATGTGTGTTTGTCATCACGGGGTTAGGCGGTTTCTGGGTTGGAGCAGCAAGCTCCTCTGGCTCAGCACCCTAGGAATGAGGAAGAAGCAGAGGCATGCTCAGGCTGATGCGGGAAGGTGGGCTGGCCAGTGTCCTGCTCACAGCTCTCTGTGCCCACAGAGTTCACCCACGCAGGCCAGGGTGGGCTGATTGAAGAGCCTGCAGGAGATGAGCTACCGACCAAGAAGGGGCGCAGAAACCGTTTCAAATGGGGCCCAGCCTCCCAGCAGATCCTGTTCCAGGCCTATGAGAGGCAGAAGAACCCCAGCAAGGAGGAGCGAGAGGCGCTCGTGGAGGAGTGCAACAGGTAGGATGGTTGGCGGTCGGCAGGGCTGGCTGGGTCTgggctggggagaggctggggaagGTAAGGAGGGCTCCAGATCCTGAGGGAGGCCCCCTGGTTTTGAGAGCTCCTGCTGTTGGCCCAGGAGTTCTCGGCTCCTGTTCAGGGCCTGAAACCTGGCTCTATTTCTggcacccaccccccacccaggggtccccagcctccaaatctaatgcctgatgacgtgatgtggagctgatgtaataataatacaaacaactgttagtcactcagtagtgtccgacgttttgtgaccccatggactgtagtctgccaggctcccctgtccatggaattctccaggcaagaacactggaatgggtagccattcccttctataggggatattcctgacccagggatcgaacctgggtctcctgcattgcaggcagagggaagCCCCAACAGAAGCAGAGGGCACAGTACATCACCCCAAAACCATTCCCCGCTCCCCAgcccatggaaaaactgtcttccgtgaaaccggtccctggtgccaaaacgGTTAGGAGCTGCTGCCCCGCCTACCCAAGCGGCCCTGAGTGGGGCTGCGCGTCTCACCCGCCCTCCGCTTACTGCGCTCCCTCTGTATGAAAAGACTCAAGAGAGCCTAAGCCATTTGCTCAAGATCGCAGAGCAGACTGGGCTCGGAAGCCAGGTCTGTCAGCTTCAGCTGACTCTCAGGTAGAGGGCCCTGCTTCTCAgaacctcccccagccccaggaggCTCACAGTGCCCATCTCTCCAGGGCAGAGTGCATCCAGAGGGGTGTGTCACCATCGCAGGCCCAGGGACTGGGCTCCAACCTCGTCACAGAGGTGCGTGTCTACAACTGGTTTGCCAATCGCCGCAAGGAAGAAGCCTTTCGGCACAAGCTGGCCATGGACACGTACAGCGGGCCGCCGCCGGGGCCAGGTCCCAGCCCTGTGCTGCCTGCCCACAGCTCCCCTGGTCTGCCCCCGCCTGCCCTTTCCCCCAGTAAGGTCCACGGTGAGTGCCATGTGGGCAGGGGGACCGGGCAGTGGGAATATGGGGGTAAGTGGGAGAGGTGGGGAGCACCGCCCAAGGACTGAAGCCACACAAACCGCTTAGCACCTCATTATGGCTCCAGCTCTATTCACGCTGCCCTATccgccccaccccctcctctcctctgacCACTCAGCTCCACCCACCGCCCTCTCTTCTGTCTACTGCATTCAGTCCAACCCCACTGGATCTGGGTCACAGCAATTCATTCCCGATCAAGCCAACTCAAttcctttcagctcagttcaattcagctcaaACCAGTTCAACTCACCATAATCTGAGTTTCATTTACATTTCATACAGTTTGGTCCAATCCCATTCCCAATTGATCAGTTTAACTAAATGTATTTCAAGGAAATTCGGTTAATCTCGTATCGTTCAGTTCAATTTCAATCCAATTCGATTTGATCCAGTTCAACTCAATCAAGCTCAGTTCATTTCCGGTTTGCTTCAGCTTGATCAGTTTCATTCAACTAGTTCCAATTCATTCTGTTCACGTTTGCTGCGGTTTAATTTCattagcctcagttcagtttggCTCTGTTGTCTTTCACTGAGCACCGACTGCATATCCGGTGTAGCCCTGGGCAGTGGGGGCCACAGAGCTAATAAAACACAAAGCTTGTGTTCAAGGGGTTGAACAAGCAGCCAGCGCAGGGCCTGGCAGGAAGTGAATACTCCAGCAAAATCTGCTGGCTGCAAAGAGAAAGATGGTGTGAGTGGCCTGAACAAGCCAATACAATTAGGGGTGTTGGGGGCCGTGGGCGCAGGCAGGGAAGTGGGGCACTGAGGCTGGACACTGCTCCCACTCCAGGCGTGCGCTATGGACAGCCTGCCACCAGTGAGGGGGCGGAAGTGCCCTCAAGCAGCGGTGATCCCTTGGTGACGGTGTCTGCATCCCTGCATCAAGTGTCTCCCACCGGCCTGGAGCCCAGTCACAGTCTGCTGAACACAGAGGCCAAGCTGGTGAGTGTCCCCCCACGTCCCCCATCTCCCCTCGGCTGGGAGATTCTGGGGCAGTAcccagggaggcagggtggggcCCCGCCCTGACTCAGTCTGGCTTCCCCTCCAAGGTCTCAGCCACTGGGGGGCCCCTGCCCCCGGTCAGCACCCTGACAGCACTGCACAGCTTGGAGCAGacctctccaggcctcagccAGCAGCCCCAGAACCTCATCATGGCCTCGCTTCCCGGGGTCATGGCCATTGGGCCTGGAGAGCCTGCCTCCCTGGGGCCCACGTTCACCAACACGGGAGCCTCCACCCTGGTCATTGGTAAGCTGGTGGGGCTGGAAGGGGGCCATCTGGGTGAGGGGCTCATGGAGGCTCCCGCTGAATCCAGGAATGGGGAGAGCCACTGGGACTCATTCATTCATagatttattgagtgcctgcccCATGCTCCACCAGTGATACACAAGAGAACCAAACAGCCCCAGAACTCAGCCACCCACGTAGGGGAGACAGATAAACAATACATAAGTTACACAGTACCTGAGACGGTGAAACAGCTTCGGGAAAACAGCAGCGCAAGGGGGACTGACGTTTCCTaggttttaggttttttttttttaaagctcagagATTTTATTCACAGAACTATTATGCAGAAGCTCAATATATGACAGAGAGGGAGTTGCTGGGGAAGGGTTACAGAGTtaagccccagggcctttgcacagctgTGGAACCCCAGGGCACCAAGGAACCCTCTTTGACACACTCCCTGCCCTTATAGTGAGCTAGCAGCTCAGAGAGGGCGAGTCACTTGCCAGGGCCTTAACGCAGTGCAAGGCTGTTTCCGGATTACCTCATCCCCTCCTCCAAGCCACAGGCTCTCGGAGGGAGGGATGGTGCCCCTGGTGGTGCCGGAGGCCTGGCcgacccctgcccctcccaccacTCCAGGCCTGGCCTCCACGCAGGCACAGAGCGTGCCGGTCATCAACAGCATGGGCAGCAGCCTGACCACCCTGCAGCCCGTCCAGTTCTCGCAGCCGCTGCACCCCTCCTATCAGCAGCCACTCATGCCCTCTGTGCAAAGCCACGTGGCCCAGAGCCCCTTCATGGCCACCATGGCCCAGCTGCAGAGCCCCCACGGTGAGCACCCCTTGGCCccctgctggggggtggggtggcgggaACCCAGGGGAAGGGGCAGCATGGCAGAtgctgtggtctgtgtgtgtgtctgatacTCACAGAAGTGTGAGTGCCTCTGTGATGGGGGCTCTGGGGGTGCTCAGATGCATGTCCATGGGCTGAATGCATTTTAGGGTGTGAATCCATATGGTCATGCGTACACACCCACGTGTGCCCTTGGGGCCATGTGTACCTCTCAGCTTTTAGAAAGGTGATATGGTGCATATACCATGAAGACATACAACACTCTCAGGAAGGCTTGGTCCAACACCCCCTCATCAAACACCACTGTTTCTGCAGCCAaagggagaattccatgaagggcaacccactccagtactcttgcctggaaaaatcccatgaacggaggagcctggtgggctgcagtccatggggtcactaagagttggacacgactgagcgacttcactttcacttttcactttcatgcgttggagaaggaaatggcaccccactccagtgttcttgcctggagaatcccagggacgggggagcctggtgggctgccgtttatggggtcacacagagtcaggcatgactgaagtgacttagcagcagcagtagcaaggtTAATAGGCTCAGGAACGACTTCGCCACCAGACAAGCTCTAGCACCAACCTGATGAACACCTGTTAGTTTTCAGATCTTTCTGGAACCTGGACTCCTGGATGAGGGATTTGTGGACCTGACGTCTGTGTGCGTGTGGTGGAGGGCACCATTTATGTGTGTCTGTGGGTGGCTGTGTTTTCATCTGAGTCCACATGAGCATATGTGATTTGTGTCGCATCTCTGCTGGCGTCTGTGTGTTTTGGGGGGGCTGGGATTGCAGATGAAATGCTGGTTTACGCTGTGCAGAGGGGTCCTGGAGGTGGGGGATAAGATGTGCCCCCCTCACCAGGGCGCCGACCCTTCCGGGCCCTTCCTTCTGGGGGCCGGTACTGAGTACCTCATCAGCACCTGCATCTCTGGGTCCCTTCCACACCTGCGCTCTCCAGGTGACGGCCGGGGTGGGCTCCCCGCCTCCCCCAGGCTCTTCCCCACAAGACAGGCAGAGCAGGCCCCTGCAGTTGGTGACAGCGCCCATCTCTTCTATCTGGAGCTCCCAGGTTttagaaatcagccctgagtccCCGACCATTGCCCCACTCGGGGGCTCACCAGGCCCAAGCCCCTGAGTTGAGGCCCCTCGGGGGAGGAGCCCAGCCGGACCCAGGTGCCATGTCTGTACCctcctttttcctccctcctGGCCAGCCCTCTACAGTCACAAGCCTGAGGTGGCCCAGTACACCCACACGGGGCTGCTTCCGCAGACCATGCTCATCACCGACACCACCAACTTGAGCGCCCTGGCCAGCCTCACGCCCACCAAGCAGGTAAGGCCCGGCCGGCCCCGCCGCTCCATGGGCCCTGGCCCAGCCCTCGTCCGGCAGggctcaggggctgctcttcCGCCAGGTCTTCAGCTCAGACGCTGAGGCCTCCAGCGAGTCCGGGCTCCACACGCCGGCGTCGCAGGCCGCCGCCATCCACATCCCCGGCCAGGACCCTGCTGGCATCCAGCAGCTGCAGCCCAGCCATCGGCTCAGCGCCAGCCCCACCGGTGAGCCCCCTTGCCCCGCGCCACCCCTTCTCGCTGTCCCCACagctgaggagggaggtgggcgcGGCGGGTCGGGGGGGAGGGCTGGACATGCGAGGGGGCACCAGTGCTCGCCTGCAGTGA
This is a stretch of genomic DNA from Budorcas taxicolor isolate Tak-1 chromosome 17, Takin1.1, whole genome shotgun sequence. It encodes these proteins:
- the HNF1A gene encoding hepatocyte nuclear factor 1-alpha — its product is MVSKLSQLQTELLAALLESGLSKEALIQALGEPGPYLLAGDGPLDKGESCGSGSGRGELAELPNGLGETRGSEDETDDDGDDFTPPILKELESLSPEEAAHQKAVVETLLQEDPWRVAKMVKSYLQQHNIPQREVVDTTGLNQSHLSQHLNKGTPMKTQKRAALYTWYVRKQREVAQQFTHAGQGGLIEEPAGDELPTKKGRRNRFKWGPASQQILFQAYERQKNPSKEEREALVEECNRAECIQRGVSPSQAQGLGSNLVTEVRVYNWFANRRKEEAFRHKLAMDTYSGPPPGPGPSPVLPAHSSPGLPPPALSPSKVHGVRYGQPATSEGAEVPSSSGDPLVTVSASLHQVSPTGLEPSHSLLNTEAKLVSATGGPLPPVSTLTALHSLEQTSPGLSQQPQNLIMASLPGVMAIGPGEPASLGPTFTNTGASTLVIGLASTQAQSVPVINSMGSSLTTLQPVQFSQPLHPSYQQPLMPSVQSHVAQSPFMATMAQLQSPHALYSHKPEVAQYTHTGLLPQTMLITDTTNLSALASLTPTKQVFSSDAEASSESGLHTPASQAAAIHIPGQDPAGIQQLQPSHRLSASPTVSSSSLVLYQSSDSTNGHLLPSNHGVIETFISTQMASSSQ